A region from the Canis aureus isolate CA01 chromosome 10, VMU_Caureus_v.1.0, whole genome shotgun sequence genome encodes:
- the TPD52L3 gene encoding tumor protein D55, whose protein sequence is MPGTTTETSASAPESCQTAEAEDLPGAARKELKSELTKLEEEIVTLRHTLAAKERRCTELKRKLGLLALVALRQNPSKSWHNVQVSDVYMKQKTPAAVSTMGSAVCRKLGDMKKSATFRSFEGLMGAIKSRVAGGRELARDCLPSSAGSGDDLPASGSRDDPLPLTQSGNDPIQ, encoded by the coding sequence ATGCCGGGCACCACGACAGAGACTTCAGCGAGCGCCCCTGAATCCTGCCAGACTGCCGAAGCAGAGGATCTCCCAGGGGCTGCACGAAAGGAGCTCAAATCCGAGCTCACTAAATTGGAGGAGGAAATTGTAACCCTACGCCACACTCTGGCAGCCAAAGAAAGGCGTTGCACGGAGCTCAAAAGGAAGCTGGGCCTCCTAGCCTTGGTGGCACTAAGGCAGAATCCGTCCAAGAGCTGGCACAACGTTCAAGTGTCCGATGTTTACATGAAACAAAAGACGCCAGCTGCCGTGTCCACCATGGGCTCTGCTGTTTGCAGGAAGCTTGGAGACATGAAGAAGTCAGCCACATTCAGATCCTTTGAAGGTCTGATGGGAGCGATCAAATCCAGAGTTGCTGGTGGAAGAGAGCTCGCCAGGGACTGCCTGCCTTCTTCAGCTGGGAGTGGGGACGATCTCCCGGCTTCAGGCAGTAGGGATGACCCACTCCCACTTACCCAGAGTGGGAATGACCCAATCCAATGA